A genome region from Chloroflexota bacterium includes the following:
- a CDS encoding GIY-YIG nuclease family protein, translated as MKVIYKITYPNGKIYIGKDLTDTISYFGSADCRIIEKDFTRDQRRDFIIRKEVLWESDTASNRKVSLKEAEYIKAFNSNDPDIGYNQWPKFKGKA; from the coding sequence ATGAAAGTGATCTACAAGATTACGTATCCCAACGGCAAGATCTACATCGGCAAGGATCTAACCGACACCATCAGCTACTTCGGCAGCGCTGACTGCAGGATCATTGAGAAGGACTTCACAAGAGACCAAAGGCGTGATTTCATAATTAGGAAAGAGGTTCTGTGGGAGTCTGACACCGCTTCAAACAGGAAGGTCAGCCTCAAGGAAGCCGAATACATAAAAGCCTTCAATTCTAATGATCCCGATATTGGGTACAATCAGTGGCCAAAGTTTAAGGGGAAGGCTTAG
- a CDS encoding alpha/beta hydrolase gives MLETKANGMTFRGRAAGLDNLSGEPVIFLHGFPETSIMWANLMANLADEGYRCFAPDQRGYSPGARPEKVEGYACRELASDVVALADALGFQRFHMVGHDWGSAIGWIMLYLYPNRVQSWTAMSVPHMDAFKSAIADDPDQRKRSQYMTLFMMPDEPEKVLTADNSKVLRDLWSAIPENQLEEYLTVFSQPMALTAALNWYRANPALLKQGDQAITFGPVSHPTLLIWGNQDLAVGRVAVEQTRQYMKGPFRLIELNAGHWLIQEEPERVHDEIFRHLQSNRMP, from the coding sequence ATGCTGGAAACCAAAGCAAATGGCATGACCTTTCGCGGCAGGGCTGCCGGTCTGGACAATCTTTCAGGCGAGCCGGTCATTTTCCTGCACGGGTTCCCCGAAACATCAATCATGTGGGCCAACCTGATGGCAAATCTGGCAGATGAAGGATACCGTTGCTTTGCACCCGACCAGCGAGGTTATAGCCCAGGGGCTCGTCCAGAAAAGGTTGAGGGGTATGCCTGCCGGGAACTGGCCTCCGATGTTGTGGCCCTGGCTGATGCTCTCGGTTTTCAGCGTTTCCACATGGTTGGGCACGACTGGGGCTCTGCCATCGGCTGGATTATGCTATATCTCTATCCCAACCGCGTACAAAGTTGGACTGCCATGTCAGTGCCCCATATGGATGCGTTCAAGTCCGCAATTGCCGACGACCCTGACCAACGAAAACGCAGTCAATACATGACACTCTTCATGATGCCCGACGAGCCCGAGAAAGTGCTGACCGCTGACAACTCTAAGGTATTGCGTGATCTCTGGTCGGCCATTCCGGAAAACCAACTGGAGGAATACCTCACTGTTTTCTCCCAGCCAATGGCGCTCACAGCAGCGCTCAACTGGTATCGCGCCAATCCTGCCCTTCTCAAACAGGGCGACCAGGCAATAACCTTCGGTCCGGTATCACACCCCACTCTGCTCATCTGGGGAAATCAGGACCTGGCAGTCGGCCGGGTAGCCGTGGAACAAACGAGGCAGTACATGAAAGGCCCATTCCGCCTGATCGAATTGAACGCCGGCCACTGGTTGATTCAAGAAGAGCCCGAGCGCGTGCACGATGAAATCTTCAGGCATCTTCAGTCAAACCGCATGCCCTAA
- a CDS encoding 3-hydroxybutyryl-CoA dehydrogenase produces the protein MEIKKVGVVGCGLMGGGITEVCARAGYDTVVLEVKQEFLDKGTANIRTSLERAVKRGKATEEEKTATLGRIKGTLNMEDFRDRDLVIEAAIENMVEKKKIFAGLDKVCPPHAFLASNTSCLSVLDMAMTTKRPSQVLGLHFFSPVPVMQLVEIVKTMVTSDEAIEMGKVFCKDIGKQTVLCNDTPGFIANRLSMVYLIYVIRCYEQGLATKEDIDKTMRLGLNHPMGPLELADFIGLDTVYYILTAMYDELKDPLFAPPIMLKKMVAAGHLGRKTGKGFYDYSK, from the coding sequence ATGGAAATTAAGAAAGTAGGTGTGGTAGGCTGCGGTTTAATGGGCGGGGGCATAACCGAGGTTTGCGCCCGTGCTGGCTATGACACCGTGGTGCTGGAGGTCAAGCAGGAATTTCTGGACAAGGGCACTGCAAACATCCGAACATCGCTAGAAAGAGCTGTCAAGAGAGGCAAGGCAACTGAAGAAGAGAAGACGGCCACATTGGGGCGTATAAAAGGCACGCTCAACATGGAGGATTTCCGTGACCGCGACCTGGTCATAGAGGCAGCTATCGAGAACATGGTAGAGAAAAAGAAGATATTCGCTGGACTTGACAAGGTTTGCCCTCCGCATGCCTTCCTTGCCAGCAACACCTCCTGTCTATCTGTTCTAGACATGGCCATGACCACCAAAAGACCAAGCCAGGTGCTGGGGCTGCACTTCTTCAGTCCTGTTCCGGTGATGCAGTTGGTGGAGATTGTCAAAACCATGGTCACCTCAGACGAAGCCATTGAAATGGGCAAGGTATTCTGCAAGGATATCGGCAAGCAGACCGTCTTGTGCAATGACACCCCCGGGTTCATTGCCAACCGTCTCAGCATGGTCTATCTCATCTACGTCATCCGCTGCTATGAACAGGGTCTAGCAACAAAAGAGGATATCGATAAGACGATGAGACTCGGACTGAACCACCCCATGGGTCCCCTGGAACTGGCAGACTTCATTGGGCTGGACACGGTCTATTACATCCTTACCGCCATGTACGATGAGCTTAAGGATCCCTTGTTTGCCCCACCGATCATGCTGAAGAAGATGGTTGCCGCAGGGCACCTCGGACGCAAGACCGGCAAGGGATTCTACGATTACAGCAAGTAG
- a CDS encoding enoyl-CoA hydratase-related protein, with protein sequence MGLLYEKRGRVAYMTIDRPRTLNSIDPQTFKELSDALIDFRDDRETWVAILTGSGNRAFCVGADIKEMLPVLSEIRNEWWRVPPSLFRGLELWKPIIAAINGHALGGGLELALGCDLRIAADNATFGFPEVTLGIIPGWGGTQRLTRAIPRAKANEMILMAERIDAQEAYRLGLINKVVPSDQLMPAAEQWAQRLCKIPPLAVRAAKEAMYKGFEMNLEEGLRLETKLMDFCTATEDHQEAKLAFLEKREANIKGK encoded by the coding sequence ATGGGACTTCTTTACGAGAAGCGGGGGAGAGTCGCCTACATGACCATAGACCGTCCCCGTACCTTGAATTCTATTGATCCGCAGACATTCAAAGAACTCAGCGACGCACTAATAGACTTCAGGGATGACAGGGAGACCTGGGTAGCCATACTTACCGGAAGCGGCAACCGAGCTTTTTGCGTCGGAGCTGACATCAAAGAGATGCTGCCTGTGTTAAGTGAGATTCGCAACGAATGGTGGCGGGTACCGCCCAGTCTGTTTCGCGGTCTGGAACTATGGAAGCCCATCATCGCCGCCATCAATGGCCACGCTCTGGGCGGTGGGCTCGAGCTCGCGCTGGGCTGCGACCTGCGAATCGCTGCCGACAATGCCACCTTCGGCTTCCCTGAGGTTACCCTCGGCATAATACCTGGCTGGGGCGGGACACAGAGGCTGACACGGGCTATCCCGAGAGCCAAAGCCAACGAGATGATCCTGATGGCGGAGCGCATTGACGCCCAGGAAGCCTACCGTTTGGGGCTCATCAACAAGGTAGTACCCTCCGATCAGCTCATGCCCGCTGCCGAGCAATGGGCCCAGAGGCTCTGCAAGATACCACCACTGGCAGTAAGGGCAGCCAAGGAGGCCATGTACAAAGGGTTTGAAATGAACCTGGAAGAGGGGCTCAGGCTGGAGACGAAGCTAATGGACTTCTGCACCGCTACCGAAGACCACCAAGAGGCAAAACTGGCCTTTCTGGAGAAGCGGGAAGCAAACATAAAGGGGAAATAG
- a CDS encoding tyrosine-type recombinase/integrase codes for MKGQIEAFLRHLTVEKRFSENTIAAYNNDLSQMAGFFQEKGSKQWPDVDHQLVLNYFLDLRQRGYAPATIARKTASAKTMFKYLENAGVIQSTPTDNVGAPRVKKSVPQPLPETQVRDLLRQPDKYPTPEARRDKAMLELLYASGMQIGELMSLNVDDVTMQDHSVTCLIRGSRERNTCLSRGHVPSLKKYLDEARPQLLHQRGEAALFLNRLGQRLTRQGLWQIVKTYAKEAKLDSQVTLRALRHSLVAATSQKAKN; via the coding sequence ATGAAAGGGCAAATCGAAGCCTTCTTACGTCATCTTACAGTAGAGAAGAGATTCTCCGAGAATACTATTGCCGCTTATAACAACGATCTTTCACAAATGGCCGGCTTTTTTCAAGAGAAGGGATCAAAGCAGTGGCCAGACGTGGATCACCAGCTTGTGCTGAACTATTTCCTCGATCTCAGGCAGAGAGGTTACGCTCCGGCCACAATCGCACGCAAGACGGCATCTGCCAAGACCATGTTCAAGTATCTTGAGAATGCAGGAGTCATACAGAGTACTCCTACTGATAATGTCGGGGCGCCCAGGGTGAAGAAGAGCGTGCCCCAGCCTCTCCCAGAGACTCAAGTGAGGGATCTGCTGAGGCAGCCTGACAAGTATCCTACCCCTGAGGCAAGGCGCGACAAAGCCATGTTGGAACTTCTCTACGCCAGTGGCATGCAAATAGGTGAACTCATGTCGCTAAACGTGGATGATGTGACTATGCAAGACCATTCTGTCACTTGCCTCATAAGAGGCTCCAGGGAACGGAACACCTGCCTCAGCCGAGGCCATGTCCCTTCTTTAAAGAAATACCTGGATGAGGCTCGCCCCCAGCTACTGCACCAAAGAGGGGAAGCGGCACTGTTCCTCAATAGACTCGGGCAAAGGCTCACCAGGCAGGGACTCTGGCAAATCGTCAAGACTTATGCTAAGGAGGCAAAGCTGGATAGCCAGGTTACCCTGCGCGCTCTGCGCCACAGCCTTGTTGCTGCCACTTCCCAAAAAGCAAAGAACTGA
- the uvrC gene encoding excinuclease ABC subunit UvrC: protein MEQKRLEQQLKSLPAKPGVYLLKDEKDGILYVGKAASLYHRVGSYFSSPDRLSPKMSRMVARITEVDFYVTDSEQEAILLECNLIKEYRPRYNVRLKDDKSYPYLKISLNEDWPRAYVTRRVEKDGARYFGPYASAGSLRKTLALLRRLFPLRHCRGSITGTALRPCLEYHIQGCLGPCIGAVSKEEYRQVVNQIVLFLEGKHEVVLRKLRVRMALAAENLDFEKAALIRDQVRAVEKVTEEQKIASTEGEADVVAFAQAGDQAYVLVFFIRQGKLVGRERFILTGTHGEEPSQIMTSFVQQFYSAASCIPKRILLQHPLKEMPLVVQWLGGRGGRRVELRVPRRGSGKGLVDLVAENARQGLAQLRVKSLDAPDVLKEALEELQKALLLSSLPQRVEGYDISNIQGTSAVGSMVVFERGLPRKSHYRLFKIKSVEGSDDYAMIQEVLRRRFKRASGDLREGIWAIVPDLVLIDGGRGQLSAALEAMNEMGVGFVPCVSIAKGDEAIFLPRVAEPVMLPRQSSALYFVQRVRDEAHRFALSYHHKVHRRGTFASSLDDIPGIGARRKRALLKRFGSVRGIREAPLDELVSVEGMTRSAAQKVKECL, encoded by the coding sequence ATGGAACAGAAGCGTCTTGAACAGCAACTGAAATCATTGCCAGCGAAGCCCGGCGTATATCTGCTTAAGGATGAGAAGGATGGCATCCTGTATGTAGGCAAGGCGGCCAGCCTGTACCATCGGGTAGGCTCCTATTTTAGTTCCCCAGATAGACTTTCGCCGAAGATGAGCAGGATGGTAGCCCGGATAACTGAAGTTGATTTCTATGTCACCGATTCAGAGCAAGAGGCTATCCTTCTTGAGTGTAATCTAATAAAGGAATATCGTCCGCGCTACAATGTGCGCCTGAAGGATGATAAGAGTTATCCTTATCTCAAGATAAGCCTCAATGAGGACTGGCCGAGGGCATACGTCACTCGGCGTGTGGAGAAGGACGGCGCCAGATATTTTGGTCCTTATGCCAGCGCCGGATCGCTACGCAAAACCCTGGCCTTGCTAAGGAGGCTCTTCCCCTTGCGTCATTGCAGGGGGTCGATTACGGGCACTGCATTGCGGCCCTGCCTGGAATACCACATTCAAGGCTGCCTTGGACCCTGTATTGGCGCTGTGAGCAAAGAAGAGTATCGCCAGGTGGTAAACCAGATTGTCCTTTTTCTTGAAGGCAAGCATGAGGTGGTATTGCGAAAGTTGCGCGTCAGGATGGCACTGGCGGCAGAGAATCTGGATTTTGAAAAGGCTGCCCTGATACGTGATCAAGTTCGGGCTGTAGAGAAGGTTACCGAAGAGCAGAAGATTGCTTCAACTGAGGGTGAGGCAGATGTGGTTGCCTTTGCCCAGGCAGGTGATCAGGCATACGTGCTGGTTTTCTTCATCCGCCAGGGAAAGCTTGTGGGAAGAGAACGCTTCATTCTGACAGGAACACATGGTGAAGAGCCTTCTCAGATTATGACTAGTTTTGTGCAGCAGTTTTATAGTGCTGCTTCTTGCATACCGAAGCGGATATTGCTTCAGCATCCGTTGAAAGAGATGCCTCTTGTGGTGCAGTGGTTGGGGGGGAGAGGAGGGAGGAGGGTAGAACTCCGGGTGCCCCGTAGAGGGTCTGGGAAAGGGCTGGTGGATCTGGTGGCAGAGAATGCCCGGCAGGGGCTGGCCCAATTGAGGGTAAAATCGCTGGATGCCCCCGATGTACTGAAGGAAGCTTTGGAGGAACTGCAAAAGGCACTTTTATTGTCTTCTCTTCCGCAGCGCGTGGAGGGTTATGACATCTCTAATATTCAGGGTACCTCGGCGGTGGGGAGCATGGTGGTCTTTGAGAGAGGATTGCCCAGGAAGTCTCACTATCGGCTATTCAAGATCAAGTCAGTTGAGGGATCTGATGACTATGCCATGATCCAGGAGGTATTGAGGAGGCGTTTTAAGAGGGCCTCCGGTGATCTTCGAGAAGGTATCTGGGCAATTGTGCCTGATCTGGTTCTCATTGATGGTGGTAGAGGGCAGCTTAGTGCCGCCCTGGAAGCGATGAATGAGATGGGGGTTGGCTTTGTTCCCTGTGTCAGTATTGCCAAGGGGGATGAAGCTATCTTTTTACCCCGGGTGGCCGAACCTGTTATGCTCCCTCGTCAATCGTCGGCCCTTTATTTTGTGCAGAGGGTAAGGGATGAGGCACATCGATTTGCGCTGAGCTACCATCACAAGGTGCACCGCAGGGGGACATTTGCTTCTTCATTGGATGATATACCGGGGATAGGGGCCAGACGCAAGCGGGCTTTGCTTAAGAGATTTGGATCGGTCAGGGGAATCAGGGAAGCTCCATTGGATGAGTTGGTGTCTGTGGAAGGAATGACCAGGTCTGCAGCGCAGAAAGTGAAAGAGTGTCTTTGA
- the nusA gene encoding transcription termination factor NusA, which produces MKTDFGIALTQLAAERNLPKEVILKTVESALVPIFKKSSFAPDQEISVKILVQTGEVRVYAQKKVVKRRTDPRQQILLSEAVKLRADARVGDVIEVESTPPDAGRIAAQTAKQVILQRLREAERDAIFGEYADKEGDIISGVVHVVEAKHIIADLGKGEAILPLAEQMPADHYRVGQRLKLYLVKVLRTAKGTQLVVSRTHQNLLRRLFELEIPEIFNGTVEIKALAREPGYRSKVAVSSRQEGVDAVGSCLGLRSIRIQNITKELGGEKIDLIQWHPDPAVFIGNALSPASVVKVEVSAEEKGAKVIVPDNQLSLAIGKGGQNARLAARLTGWRIDIKSTSMVEAGAAPKVKEAPKVEEAVSSEAVVAVEPVVQAVEPVPEPVVPVAEDKVTAPVKEILPVLASAEAPPTKPLEVPHGAPAEVATKTYSFEEVLSEIEAVTGRLKARYGGGGGGGRSGAKPETPAKKGKKESTVKDEEVVVKPKPKKPGRRQAIREDIEDLGDDGLGEEDLDEKGLSEEDLGEKGLSEEG; this is translated from the coding sequence ATGAAGACCGATTTTGGAATTGCTCTTACTCAACTGGCTGCCGAGAGGAACTTACCTAAAGAGGTTATCCTCAAGACTGTAGAGTCGGCCCTGGTTCCTATATTCAAGAAAAGTAGCTTTGCACCTGATCAAGAGATCTCGGTTAAGATTTTGGTGCAGACGGGTGAGGTCAGGGTCTATGCACAGAAAAAGGTAGTAAAGAGGCGCACGGATCCCCGTCAACAAATTCTATTGTCCGAGGCGGTGAAGCTGAGGGCTGATGCTCGGGTGGGAGACGTGATCGAGGTAGAGTCCACGCCTCCTGATGCCGGACGCATCGCTGCTCAAACTGCAAAGCAGGTAATACTACAGCGTTTGCGGGAGGCGGAACGCGATGCCATCTTCGGGGAATATGCTGACAAAGAGGGGGATATTATCAGTGGTGTGGTACATGTTGTCGAGGCGAAGCATATTATTGCCGATCTGGGAAAAGGGGAGGCGATACTACCTCTGGCTGAGCAGATGCCCGCAGACCATTACCGGGTGGGGCAGAGGCTCAAACTCTACCTTGTGAAGGTACTGCGCACTGCCAAAGGGACTCAGCTCGTAGTGTCGCGGACGCATCAGAATCTGCTCCGGCGCTTGTTTGAACTGGAGATCCCTGAGATATTCAACGGCACGGTGGAGATCAAAGCCCTGGCTCGCGAACCGGGCTACCGGAGTAAGGTTGCTGTTAGTTCCCGCCAGGAGGGAGTTGATGCTGTTGGTTCTTGTCTCGGGCTGCGCAGCATCAGAATCCAGAACATCACCAAGGAACTCGGCGGTGAAAAAATAGATCTGATCCAGTGGCATCCTGACCCCGCGGTTTTCATTGGTAATGCGCTGAGCCCTGCTTCAGTAGTGAAGGTGGAGGTCAGTGCGGAGGAGAAGGGCGCCAAGGTAATTGTCCCTGACAATCAACTCTCGCTGGCTATTGGCAAGGGAGGACAGAACGCCAGACTGGCTGCCAGGCTTACTGGCTGGCGAATCGATATAAAGAGCACTTCTATGGTCGAGGCGGGGGCGGCTCCTAAAGTGAAAGAGGCCCCCAAGGTGGAGGAGGCTGTCTCCAGTGAGGCAGTGGTGGCGGTTGAACCCGTGGTGCAGGCAGTAGAGCCTGTACCTGAGCCAGTAGTTCCGGTGGCTGAAGATAAGGTTACTGCTCCTGTGAAGGAGATACTGCCGGTGCTGGCTTCGGCAGAGGCACCACCGACGAAACCCCTGGAAGTGCCGCATGGGGCTCCGGCAGAGGTTGCCACTAAAACCTATTCTTTTGAGGAAGTACTTTCGGAGATAGAGGCAGTCACTGGCAGGCTCAAGGCTCGCTATGGTGGTGGTGGGGGTGGTGGAAGATCAGGAGCGAAACCTGAAACCCCTGCTAAGAAAGGGAAGAAGGAGAGCACGGTCAAGGACGAAGAGGTGGTGGTCAAACCGAAACCTAAGAAGCCAGGTCGGCGGCAAGCGATACGAGAAGACATTGAGGATTTGGGTGACGATGGATTGGGTGAAGAGGACCTGGATGAAAAGGGATTGAGCGAAGAGGACCTGGGTGAAAAGGGATTGAGTGAAGAGGGATAA
- a CDS encoding YlxR family protein has protein sequence MKRDKVALQRGLKHIPQRTCVFCREVKPKRQLVRVVYGAGGIAEVDVSGKKPGRGAYVCRSPGCWGKGLNKGRLEHALRGKIDPENWVKVVEFGTGFCSEAQSQLTQAVEVE, from the coding sequence GTGAAGAGGGATAAGGTAGCACTGCAACGGGGTTTGAAACATATCCCACAGCGTACCTGCGTTTTTTGTCGTGAGGTAAAGCCGAAGCGGCAGTTGGTTCGCGTGGTTTATGGTGCCGGTGGTATAGCGGAGGTGGATGTATCAGGAAAGAAGCCTGGGAGGGGTGCTTATGTTTGCCGCTCTCCAGGTTGTTGGGGGAAGGGGCTCAACAAGGGCAGGTTGGAGCATGCATTGCGGGGCAAAATAGACCCTGAAAATTGGGTCAAGGTCGTCGAGTTTGGGACTGGATTTTGCTCTGAGGCCCAGAGCCAACTGACCCAAGCGGTGGAGGTTGAATGA